Below is a window of Herminiimonas arsenicoxydans DNA.
ACGCCTTCGTTTCTTCTCCTTCCGCATTTCGCCAACTACCGTCACGACAGACTTTGAAAAAAGAAAATCTCGTGATAACCAATCAATGCGTGAAATACCTCTTCTAGTAACTACCTGGCACCGCAAGTTCTCATTTTTCAGCCAATCCTGATCATTGCGGTACAACCATGCAAAAAGATCCAGCCCGCGAGCACGAACAGCATTGAGGCCGTTTCGGCCTTCGGAATCTATCAAGGCCATCCACTCTAATCGCTTGCGCGTTTTTAATTGCTGAGTTTTGAGCACCAGCCTTTCTGTAGCTATATCTGAATTACTTCGAAGAATGCGATATACGCTACAAATTGATACGGCATGCTCTCTGGCAATAACGTCAATTTTCTCGCCACTCTTCAGATCAGCGTTTATTGCATTAACAACGTCAGGATATAAATGCTTGCGACGCTCAGAAACCGGTATTCCAAGTTTTCTTCGCCGTTCCACAACGGTTGTAATACTTAGCCCTGATTCTGATGCCGCCAGACGACACGATTTCGATCCATCCTTGATAGCAGGGTGATCTACAAGTAGATGATGCGACTTGTCAGCATTAGGAACATCTGTGACTTGTAGCTCTTGACTCTTCGTAGTTTGTTCAAGAACTTGCTTGAATCGATCTATTGAACCAAACAAAAAACCAATCAAAAATAGATGACATATAGGATGCATTGCACGATCCGATCGATCCACTACATCGCGCAACCATCGCAAAGGTTCCTTTTGGCTTGAAAGTAATCGATCTTGATGCTCGAAACTACTAAAGTCTTCGTAGTACCTTCGTACTTCAATAGCAAGCGCATCTAGTTTGATCTTATTATTTCTTGTACAAAGCCCTTTCGCCAATAACGCTTGCCGGTAGACAACCGTCCTCAGCTTTGTATCAATCGGCGACAGGTTAGCCTGTAGTAAATCTATCGAAAGATGGGCTAGAACGGAATGCTTAGCGTTATCTGCAATGGATGTTTTATTACCGGATAAAAACGGTGGAAGCACCAGCGCCTGCCTTGCCCCTGATACGAGGTGGTCCCCATACTCAGATAGATTGACCCCATGAACCAAACAACTTCTGACAGCTGGCAAATTGTGAGAACGATGCCAATAGAGAGTGCCACTCACTTCAAAATCCTCTTGAATACAATGATTGCAAAATCGTAAGGCCGATGCGGCACCGAATCCATTTGCAACTGTCCCCATAAGAGTTTTAAGTCCGCCACCTCTCCCATATCGAAAAATCTCCATGCATCGAAGATGTCGTTCAAAGGGAAGAAATGGGCGGAAGTAGGGATAGAGCGTGCATCTATTTAGGATATCGACACAATCGCTAAAGGGAGAGAATTGTCCCAGCCTCTCACGATAGATATCCAATCCACCAGGTAGATCAATTGAAGGAATAATATTCGGACTACCGAAAAAAGCTTCCATGCAGTGCTTAGGCGAGCCCAAAGCGTTTTGCAAAGCAGTGCGAGCCAATACTGAATACAGCAACTCATCTTGCATCGGGGATGGGACGTATCCCAACACCAGCTTATTCTTGAACTGCTTGATAGGAAAACGTCCCACCGAACTTCACTCTTGAAACGGATCTTCCCGAGGTAAATTCGGTGCCGTATCGGAAGATATTTTTTGACTACGTTTTCGTCGAGGCTCTCTCTTCACGGAAGAATTTGTATTTACTGTCTGTTCGACGATTTCTTCGAACTCAGAGCCGCTGTTAATTTTTACTTCATCCTCATTCGCGCCAAGCAATCGACGTAAAGCCATATATTTTGGGCTGAAAAGCAAATCGTCGAACGCACGCAGTTGCTCTGGCTCTCCACTACGAAGTGCCAGAATCGCTGGTTGAAGGAACGCCATATCCATGGCAGATGTCCTGGCAAAAGCAGCCTCGTCGATAATTTCGCGGCCACCAATCTCATTTCTTTGCGCCAGCATAAACGCCAGTGTGGCAAATGCAGTGTTTCCACCCGAACTGTCATGCCAGGCATCTCGTATTTTCTTGGTAAGAGGTTTTTTATTTTTTACAAACGAGTAATCCCATTGAACCTCACAAAACTCCTCCCACTGTATATCCGACTTTCCCATTGGACGGATGATAGTCTCACCAGCAGAGGCGAGTTTCCGTAGATTTCTGACACTCCCCTCTAGTACCGTCTGAACGGCTGGGGTTGCCAGGATGAGCAGACTAATTCCCAATCGTTCAATAATTTCACTGAACAAATTCAACATAAATTCGGCGTTGCCTCCACGGGCATATCGCAAATTTTGCACTTCATCTATTACCAAGAATCCCAGCGAAATTGCAGTCGCTACACTATTCATCAATTCGACCATAGGAGCAATTTGCCGGAGACTGATCGCTTGACGGGTATAGGTCGTCCCTAGCAACTCATCAACCTGCTCAAAAAACTGGACGCATAAACTTCTTAACGTTGCATCGTGAGGCACTCTCAAAAAGATGTAGACCACCTGCTGGCAGATGAGAGACTGCCCGTTGTACTCCCTATGTGAAATTACCTGCGGATATCGAAGCAAGAAAGATTTCGCAAAGGTGGTTTTCCCCATTCCACTGACTGACATCATCAAATGTCCTGCTGCGGCCGATTTCCAGTCAGAAGGGAACGGCACACCTCCCTTCCCGCCCGACGCCAAAGCATGTCTCCGTTGGCGATCCATGATTGTTAAGGGGTTACGTGCAATGTATGTTTGTCTCATCATTGATGTAAGCGCCAAGCCGGCCCTCTGAAACTCAGGGAACGGGTGCACTACGTCATTGAGAATAGGGAGTTCCATTAGCCGTACAACATCGCTCGCTTTTCTCTCTTTGTCAGTAACTCTTGGAGGATAATGAGCAAGCGTAGTAAGAAAATCGTCTTTTTTATTCTCCAATGACGGAAGAGCTTCGATAAATGGATTACCAGCAAAGCGACGTACTCCAGTTTCGATATATTTGGCAGGGACAATGAGAGCATTTGTCATTTTTTATTCCTGTTTTCTTGAATAATTCGCAGCCGTTCCAATCGCTCCTGCTCTTCCAATTTTTGCCAGTCAGCTTTAACACTATCGCGGCTAGGTTCACCACGAATCGGCGCCTTTTGACGGCCGGTGAGCAACTCTTTCATACTCTCTGTTTCTATTATTCGCCGAGCCCTTGTTTCCTGCGAATCCATTTGTCTTTTATTCACCGGCGTTTTGGCTATAGCTCCCTTTTTACTATTCTTCGTATTCGCAAGATGCTTGTTATTTAAGCGTGTAACGCGACTTTCATGATCGGAGCGAGCCCAATGTATAGCAGTACGGCCTAATAAGGCCTCCTCCTCATCAAGAGTAAGACCCGCAATCTCTTTCATAGCGCCCACACTCAACCTAAATCGCGCCCACTCACCAAATTTTGTTTCCACAAATATTTCTAATGGATCAGTCTTGTCTAGGCGTACTTTGACACTTTTTGCACGCGACGTTGAAATACGCGCCATTTCAATCGCTATCTCATTTACAGGCAAGTAAGGCCGCTGCTTATATCGTAAAACTCCCCGCGCAATGCTTGCACTATCCGTTCCCAAGAGTAAACGGAAATAGTCCTCGTCTGCTAACGGCGGCGTGCGAAGTCCAGTAACGTTCCTCAATCCCCACATATATGCGTCACGCGGTTGAGGGGCTATCCCTGCCTGAGTTAGTACTTTTAGTTTACGCAATGCTGTGTGCGGACGATTATTGTGATCATCAATGATCTCGATAAGCGATCGGTATGCATCTTTTAGCGAATGCACCGCGGCTACTGCCGCTTTTTTTTCAATCCGTTTCGTGCGTGGATCAAGAGGCCGATCCGCATACACTCCCTTTAACTCTGATGATGCCATTCGGCGCTTTATCTCGCGAATGAACCGTTCCACAATCGCTTTACCATCTGGGCATAGTGGTGGCAAAGGGGTTACCTCAATGCGAAGATCTTGTGCGACCGAGCGCTCCATTGATTCGCCAAGAAATTCAGACCCACGATCTGGACATAAAACTGCAGGGAATCGTCCGATTGGCCATCGATTGTCGTCTATATCTACACCCAACGAAGCAAACCTTTTTTCCCTTGAGGTGAATGCAATAAGCAATG
It encodes the following:
- a CDS encoding Conserved hypothetical protein (Evidence 4 : Homologs of previously reported genes of unknown function), with product MLGYVPSPMQDELLYSVLARTALQNALGSPKHCMEAFFGSPNIIPSIDLPGGLDIYRERLGQFSPFSDCVDILNRCTLYPYFRPFLPFERHLRCMEIFRYGRGGGLKTLMGTVANGFGAASALRFCNHCIQEDFEVSGTLYWHRSHNLPAVRSCLVHGVNLSEYGDHLVSGARQALVLPPFLSGNKTSIADNAKHSVLAHLSIDLLQANLSPIDTKLRTVVYRQALLAKGLCTRNNKIKLDALAIEVRRYYEDFSSFEHQDRLLSSQKEPLRWLRDVVDRSDRAMHPICHLFLIGFLFGSIDRFKQVLEQTTKSQELQVTDVPNADKSHHLLVDHPAIKDGSKSCRLAASESGLSITTVVERRRKLGIPVSERRKHLYPDVVNAINADLKSGEKIDVIAREHAVSICSVYRILRSNSDIATERLVLKTQQLKTRKRLEWMALIDSEGRNGLNAVRARGLDLFAWLYRNDQDWLKNENLRCQVVTRRGISRIDWLSRDFLFSKSVVTVVGEMRKEKKRRRISKTMILRHLGCEVLLHKFSDKLPRLRSALELHSETAFEYNKYRIERAIDELLTTYAFPAMWKIKRHAGIRNWSEALTSYAASYRASRCCLSH
- a CDS encoding conserved hypothetical protein, putative Tn7 transposase (Evidence 4 : Homologs of previously reported genes of unknown function) yields the protein MTNALIVPAKYIETGVRRFAGNPFIEALPSLENKKDDFLTTLAHYPPRVTDKERKASDVVRLMELPILNDVVHPFPEFQRAGLALTSMMRQTYIARNPLTIMDRQRRHALASGGKGGVPFPSDWKSAAAGHLMMSVSGMGKTTFAKSFLLRYPQVISHREYNGQSLICQQVVYIFLRVPHDATLRSLCVQFFEQVDELLGTTYTRQAISLRQIAPMVELMNSVATAISLGFLVIDEVQNLRYARGGNAEFMLNLFSEIIERLGISLLILATPAVQTVLEGSVRNLRKLASAGETIIRPMGKSDIQWEEFCEVQWDYSFVKNKKPLTKKIRDAWHDSSGGNTAFATLAFMLAQRNEIGGREIIDEAAFARTSAMDMAFLQPAILALRSGEPEQLRAFDDLLFSPKYMALRRLLGANEDEVKINSGSEFEEIVEQTVNTNSSVKREPRRKRSQKISSDTAPNLPREDPFQE
- a CDS encoding Conserved hypothetical protein, putative Tn7 transposase (Evidence 4 : Homologs of previously reported genes of unknown function), which gives rise to MQPIKFIATPNAALSAGMVVRFENPTTYLRLTHIFETCVFGMWVDVAEKAYFARRPIRYAIEEIKALLRDEGGEIGQIQLPFVFTRSVKDEASEFKLNAAWEMIEPLVSLFEKEENLSARSFSSCIRRRAESLCVNKTTLYRLVMRFYYFGGVRKALLPLARGATPGLAGYKFQPTDGSAEKIYKRRGRQSILAPELGVNEFVVDEADIEDMIRSYKAKLRSGPTYVSIAHEYYLANYFSKRHPEKYRLYLNREMSEPVTVRQFRYYIHSYARLDADLVRNVRSHERNPGSLGSVRANGPGEVYEIDATGGRIHLVSSDDPSLVVGKPILYLLIDRWSRFVISAYISLKPASWEEVRYALLIAFTSREKRFASLGVDIDDNRWPIGRFPAVLCPDRGSEFLGESMERSVAQDLRIEVTPLPPLCPDGKAIVERFIREIKRRMASSELKGVYADRPLDPRTKRIEKKAAVAAVHSLKDAYRSLIEIIDDHNNRPHTALRKLKVLTQAGIAPQPRDAYMWGLRNVTGLRTPPLADEDYFRLLLGTDSASIARGVLRYKQRPYLPVNEIAIEMARISTSRAKSVKVRLDKTDPLEIFVETKFGEWARFRLSVGAMKEIAGLTLDEEEALLGRTAIHWARSDHESRVTRLNNKHLANTKNSKKGAIAKTPVNKRQMDSQETRARRIIETESMKELLTGRQKAPIRGEPSRDSVKADWQKLEEQERLERLRIIQENRNKK